One part of the Phragmites australis chromosome 3, lpPhrAust1.1, whole genome shotgun sequence genome encodes these proteins:
- the LOC133912803 gene encoding protein DETOXIFICATION 40-like isoform X2, which produces MGSASESKLESPLLGASGAANASSGGVGGDSGHVVSRQLESILSDESLPWARRMLAASVVEMQLLVRLAAPAVMVYMINYLMSMSTQIFSGHLGTLELAAASLGNTGIQVFAYGLMLGMGSAVETLCGQAYGAHKYDMLGIYLQRSTVLLMATGIPLAVIYAFSRPILVLLGESPEIAAAAAVFVYGLIPQIFAYAANFPIQKFMQAQSIMAPSAYISAATLAVHLVLSYLVVYQFGLGLLGASLMLSISWWVIVVAQFVYIVISQRCRLTWTGFSWQAFSGLPEFFKLSLASAVMLCLETWYFQILVLIAGLLKDPQLALASLSVCMTISGWVFMISVGFNAAASVRVSNELGAGNPKSAAFSVVVVTVLSFILSVIISVIILLCRDYISYIFTEGEDVSQAVSRLTPLLALTLILNGIQPVLSGVAVGCGWQAFVAYVNVGCYYIVGVPLGCLLGFYFDLGAAGIWSGMIGGTLMQTLILVWVTFRTNWNKEVEEAQKRLNKWENKSPLLRTQD; this is translated from the exons ATGGGTAGCGCCAGCGAGAGCAAGCTGGAGAGCCCGCTGCTGGGTGCCTCCGGAGCGGCGAACGCTAGCAGCGGCGGCGTCGGAGGAGACAGCGGGCACGTGGTGAGCAGGCAGCTGGAGAGCATCCTGAGCGACGAGTCCCTGCCGTGGGCGCGGCGGATGCTGGCGGCGTCCGTCGTGGAGATGCAGCTGCTGGTGCGCCTGGCCGCGCCGGCCGTGATGGTGTACATGATCAACTACCTCATGTCCATGTCCACGCAGATCTTCTCGGGCCACCTCGGCACGctggagctcgccgccgcctcgctcGGCAACACCGGCATCCAGGTCTTCGCCTACGGCCTCATG CTTGGCATGGGGAGCGCGGTGGAGACACTGTGCGGGCAGGCGTACGGCGCGCACAAGTACGACATGCTGGGCATCTACCTGCAGCGCTCCACTGTCCTGCTCATGGCCACTGGCATCCCGCTCGCCGTCATCTACGCCTTCTCCCGCCCGatcctcgtcctcctcggcgAGTCCCCGGAGatcgccgcagcagcagccgtCTTCGTCTACGGCCTCATCCCGCAGATCTTCGCCTACGCCGCCAACTTCCCCATCCAGAAGTTCATGCAGGCGCAGAGCATCATGGCGCCCAGCGCGTACATCTCCGCCGCCACGCTCGCCGTGCACCTCGTCCTCAGCTACCTCGTCGTGTACCAGTTCGGCCTGGGGCTCCTCGGCGCCTCGCTCATGCTCAGCATCAGCTGGTGGGTCATCGTCGTGGCGCAGTTCGTGTACATTGTCATCAGCCAACGCTGCCGGCTCACGTGGACCGGATTCTCCTGGCAGGCGTTCTCCGGCCTGCCGGAGTTCTTCAAGCTCTCCCTCGCCTCCGCTGTCATGCTCTGCCTCGAGACCTGGTACTTCCAGATACTCGtgctcatcgccggcctcctcaAGGACCCTCAGCTTGCATTGGCCTCACTATCTGTCTG CATGACAATTTCAGGGTGGGTGTTCATGATCTCAGTTGGATTCAATGCAGCAGCCAG TGTAAGGGTGAGCAATGAGCTTGGTGCCGGCAACCCGAAGTCCGCTGCGTTCTCTGTCGTGGTGGTGACCGTGCTGTCGTTCATCCTGTCGGTGATAATCTCGGTGATCATCCTGCTGTGCCGGGACTACATCAGCTACATCTTCACCGAGGGAGAGGACGTGTCGCAGGCAGTGTCCAGGCTGACGCCGCTGCTGGCGCTCACCCTCATCCTCAACGGCATCCAACCCGTCTTGTCTG GGGTGGCCGTGGGGTGCGGATGGCAAGCATTTGTCGCATACGTCAACGTTGGCTGCTACTACATCGTGGGCGTCCCCCTTGGGTGCCTCCTAGGGTTCTACTTCGACCTCGGAGCGGCG GGTATTTGGAGCGGGATGATTGGGGGCACCCTGATGCAGACCTTGATCCTGGTATGGGTTACGTTCAGGACCAACTGGAACAAAGAG GTGGAAGAAGCGCAGAAAAGATTAAACAAGTGGGAAAA CAAGTCTCCTCTATTGCGTACCCAAGATTGA
- the LOC133912803 gene encoding protein DETOXIFICATION 40-like isoform X1, protein MGSASESKLESPLLGASGAANASSGGVGGDSGHVVSRQLESILSDESLPWARRMLAASVVEMQLLVRLAAPAVMVYMINYLMSMSTQIFSGHLGTLELAAASLGNTGIQVFAYGLMLGMGSAVETLCGQAYGAHKYDMLGIYLQRSTVLLMATGIPLAVIYAFSRPILVLLGESPEIAAAAAVFVYGLIPQIFAYAANFPIQKFMQAQSIMAPSAYISAATLAVHLVLSYLVVYQFGLGLLGASLMLSISWWVIVVAQFVYIVISQRCRLTWTGFSWQAFSGLPEFFKLSLASAVMLCLETWYFQILVLIAGLLKDPQLALASLSVCMTISGWVFMISVGFNAAASVRVSNELGAGNPKSAAFSVVVVTVLSFILSVIISVIILLCRDYISYIFTEGEDVSQAVSRLTPLLALTLILNGIQPVLSGVAVGCGWQAFVAYVNVGCYYIVGVPLGCLLGFYFDLGAAGIWSGMIGGTLMQTLILVWVTFRTNWNKEVEEAQKRLNKWENKSPLLSDRE, encoded by the exons ATGGGTAGCGCCAGCGAGAGCAAGCTGGAGAGCCCGCTGCTGGGTGCCTCCGGAGCGGCGAACGCTAGCAGCGGCGGCGTCGGAGGAGACAGCGGGCACGTGGTGAGCAGGCAGCTGGAGAGCATCCTGAGCGACGAGTCCCTGCCGTGGGCGCGGCGGATGCTGGCGGCGTCCGTCGTGGAGATGCAGCTGCTGGTGCGCCTGGCCGCGCCGGCCGTGATGGTGTACATGATCAACTACCTCATGTCCATGTCCACGCAGATCTTCTCGGGCCACCTCGGCACGctggagctcgccgccgcctcgctcGGCAACACCGGCATCCAGGTCTTCGCCTACGGCCTCATG CTTGGCATGGGGAGCGCGGTGGAGACACTGTGCGGGCAGGCGTACGGCGCGCACAAGTACGACATGCTGGGCATCTACCTGCAGCGCTCCACTGTCCTGCTCATGGCCACTGGCATCCCGCTCGCCGTCATCTACGCCTTCTCCCGCCCGatcctcgtcctcctcggcgAGTCCCCGGAGatcgccgcagcagcagccgtCTTCGTCTACGGCCTCATCCCGCAGATCTTCGCCTACGCCGCCAACTTCCCCATCCAGAAGTTCATGCAGGCGCAGAGCATCATGGCGCCCAGCGCGTACATCTCCGCCGCCACGCTCGCCGTGCACCTCGTCCTCAGCTACCTCGTCGTGTACCAGTTCGGCCTGGGGCTCCTCGGCGCCTCGCTCATGCTCAGCATCAGCTGGTGGGTCATCGTCGTGGCGCAGTTCGTGTACATTGTCATCAGCCAACGCTGCCGGCTCACGTGGACCGGATTCTCCTGGCAGGCGTTCTCCGGCCTGCCGGAGTTCTTCAAGCTCTCCCTCGCCTCCGCTGTCATGCTCTGCCTCGAGACCTGGTACTTCCAGATACTCGtgctcatcgccggcctcctcaAGGACCCTCAGCTTGCATTGGCCTCACTATCTGTCTG CATGACAATTTCAGGGTGGGTGTTCATGATCTCAGTTGGATTCAATGCAGCAGCCAG TGTAAGGGTGAGCAATGAGCTTGGTGCCGGCAACCCGAAGTCCGCTGCGTTCTCTGTCGTGGTGGTGACCGTGCTGTCGTTCATCCTGTCGGTGATAATCTCGGTGATCATCCTGCTGTGCCGGGACTACATCAGCTACATCTTCACCGAGGGAGAGGACGTGTCGCAGGCAGTGTCCAGGCTGACGCCGCTGCTGGCGCTCACCCTCATCCTCAACGGCATCCAACCCGTCTTGTCTG GGGTGGCCGTGGGGTGCGGATGGCAAGCATTTGTCGCATACGTCAACGTTGGCTGCTACTACATCGTGGGCGTCCCCCTTGGGTGCCTCCTAGGGTTCTACTTCGACCTCGGAGCGGCG GGTATTTGGAGCGGGATGATTGGGGGCACCCTGATGCAGACCTTGATCCTGGTATGGGTTACGTTCAGGACCAACTGGAACAAAGAG GTGGAAGAAGCGCAGAAAAGATTAAACAAGTGGGAAAATAAATCTCCTCTATTGTCAGATCGAGAATGA